A segment of the Candidatus Microthrix subdominans genome:
GGTGAGCGTTCCGCCGACGCCACGCTGGGCGATCGCATCCAGCTTCAGACGCCCATCGGTGGTGTGTCGGCTCGGGTGGTCGGACTGGTTCGCCCGGCCGGCGATGGTGGCGCAGACAGCGTCGGGCAGGTGTCGTCCCCGGTGAACGACGGGGCAACAGGTGCAATGTCGATCGGCGTCATCGATGCCCGGGTGGTCATCGATCCTCGGGTGTTGCCGGCCTTGTTGGACGCTGAGGGTCGCCTCGACCGCATCACGGCCATCCCGGTGCCTGGTACCGACCTGGACGAGCTCGCCGCCCGGCTGCGCAGCTCACTGCCCGCTGACCTGGAGGTCAGCTCGGCCAAGGACGCCGCCGCTGTCACGGCCCAGACCGTCCAGGTGATCTCCGAGGGCGTCGCCACGGCCACGTTCGCATTTGCGGCCTTGTCTGCGGCGGTGGCCGCCCTGTTGGTGTCCAACACGCTGGCCATCCTGGTCACCCAACGCAACCGCGAGCTGGCGTTGCTTCGTTGCGTTGGGCTGACCACAGCCCAGGCTGGACGCATCGTGATGTTGGAGGCGGCCATGGTGGGGATCGCTGGCGCAGCGTTGGGGCTGGTGCTGGGGATTCCCCTGTCGATGGTGGGGGCCTCGTTCATCCAGCCCGGCGCCCAGGTGGGGTTGTTGGTGACCACTCAGATGGTTGGCGCCGCAGTGCTCGTCGGGGTGGGGGTCACGATGGTCGCTGCGATCGTTCCGGCGTTTCGTGCCTCGCGTGTGCCGCCCCTGGCCGCCCTGGTGGCTGCGGACTCTGCGCAGCGACGCGGCGTCGTGGGTTGGGCGATGACACCCCTGTTGCTAGCGGCCCGTGCACTGTCGCCGACAACCAGCGTTCGCATGGCCGTCGACAACGCCCGGCGGGACCTGCGCCGATCGGGGGCGACCGCCGTCACCCTGATCGTCGGGCTGGGGCTGATCTCGCTGGTGCTCACCGGGAGTGCCTCCATCCGTGCGGCCACCCAGGACCAGTTCGTCAACGCTTCGTCGGCCGACCTGTACCTGGAACGGCGGGGCCTGGTGCGTATCAGCGGCGACGCCGTGGACGAGCGCCTGGCGGCGGCGGGTGTCGAATCCGGGTTGGTGTCCGTGCTGGCCGTGGACGGCAGCCTGCGTGGCCCGTCGGGCACCATCGACCAGGTGTCGGCCTCGCGGCTGGATGCGGTGCCCCGCCTGTTCGACCTGGGGCTCAGTGGCGGCGCGTTTCCCCAAGGGCCGGCTCCGCCGATCGCCGACTTCAACGACGCCGACGCCGGGACCCAGGGCGAGACCGACGTCGGGCGGGCGATGCTGTCCGATGGGGCCGCTCAGACGTTGGGCGTCGGCGTCGGTGGAGACGTGACTCTGCGGTCGGTATCCGGGCGAGAGCGAACGTTGCGAGTGGTCGGCACGTACCGCGGGACTGCGTTCGTGGGCCCAGCGGTGGTCGAGCGCGCCGATGCTGAGGCCATTGCCGCCGACGGCAGTTTCGAGGTGGCGGCCGTCGATGTGCCCGACCGCTTCGATGTCGCGGATGCAGCGGGCTACTTCGGGCGCAACCTGCGCGGGTTTCCCAAACTGCGGGTGCACACGCCGGAGGAGTTTGCAGCGTTGAACGTGGGTGTGGCCAACACCGTGACCCGGCTGGCGCTGGTGGTTCTCTCGGGAGCCCTGCTGGTGGGGGCGCTGGGTGCCGCCAACACCATCTCGTTGTCGGTGATGGAGCGTCGGCGCGAGTTGGGGCTGCTGCGGGCGGTCGGCGCTACCGCCGGCCAGGTACGTTCGCTGGTGCGCACCGAGGCCCTCGTGATCTGTGGCCTCGCCGGCCTGGTGGGGGTGAGCGCCGGCGTGGTGACGGCGGTCGTGGCGGTTGGGCGCGCCCCTGCAGAGTTCGCGGCCGATCCGGTGGTGCCGTGGCTGTCCTTGGGCGTCGTCGGCGTCGCTGCGCTGACGATCGGGGCCGTGTCGGCGGCTCTGGCAACCCGTCGTCAGAACGCAGGCGGGCCGCTCGACGCCTTGTGACAGGCGTCTTGACCGGCAGCACTCGGCCGCTCGAGTGGCTGAGAGTGCGAAGTCGGGAGCCCAGAGGTACGTCAGACCGCGCTGTGGGCTCCCCGGTTCGGGAAGGGTTGGGGGAAGGTTGGTCGGAAGCGGGGCTGCCTCAGCCCATCAACATGTTGCCGCCGTCGACGGGCAGGCTGACGCCGGTGATGCCCCGGGCCTCGTCGCTGCACAGCCACAGCACGGCGTTGGCGATGTCGGAGCTCTCCAGCCACGGCAGATCCAACGCCTGCATCGGGTTGAGCACGCTGGCGGTGTCCTCGAAGGTGGGGTTGTCCAGGTCGCCGCGCATCATGTTGGCGAAGTAGTCGTTCTCGATCATCGGCGTGCGCACCGACGACGGGTGGATGCTGTTGACCCGGATGTTGTTCGGTGACAGCTCCAGGGCCATCGTTTTCATCAGCCCGGTTACGCCATGCTTCGAGGCCACATAGGGCGCCGACACCCACATGCCCTTCAGGCCGGCGATCGACGAGGTGATCACGACGGAGCCGCCCCGCTCGCCGGCCATGATCGCCGGGGCAGCAGCGCGCACCGTCTTCCACACCCCGGTCAGGTTGGTACCGACGATCTCGTCCCAGGCCTGTTCGGACAGCTCGGTGAACAGCGAGGTGGCCATCACGCCGGCGTTGGCCACGACGATGTCGAGGCGGCCGAAGCGGTCGAGCCCTTCGGCGACGGCGCCCTCCAGGGCGGCCAGGTCGCGCACATCGGCGGCGCGGGACACCATCGCCCCACCGGCCGCCTCAACCATCGCGACCGTGGTGGCCAGGTCCTCGGGCGTCGCCATCGGATAGGGGATCGAGTCCAGCTGAGCGGCCAGGTCGACCCCGATGATGTTGGCGCCTTCAGCGGCGAAGCGAACCGCCTCCTCCCGCCCCTGACCCCGTGCGGCGCCGGTGATCAGCACCACTTTGCCGTCGAAGCGTCGGCGCGTTGCTGACCCGCCGTTGTCGCCGGTCGTCGTTGTCATCTGTTCCCCCTGGTGTTCGTTGTCTGGATGATCGTTGGTCACCGCCGGCGGCAATTCGATGGCCCGGACCGACATGCCGCCCACTACGACATGTGCTGCCCCCTATGACACGGAGGGGCCCTACGATACGGCGGAGCCCGTCGGGTCCTCGGCGGTGTCGGGGCGGCGCAGCACGTGGGGTGACGAGGCGTCGGGCACCCGGTGCACCGGTTGCAGGTCGGCCCCGGGGCGAACGCTGCTGACGAGGTCGTCGGTGTCGACCTCCTCGTCGAGGGTCGTGTCGGTCCACGCCTCGGTCACCCCGACCAGCGTGGTAATCGTGGCAAAGCCATCGAGGAGCAGCGCCACGTCGGTGTCGGGTGGCGGCACGGCGCCACTGGGCTGAAGTTCGAACTGCCGGCGGTCGTCGTCGTCGGTGGCGATGGCGGCTCGCATGGTGCCGAAGGGGGCCAGTCGTGCCCACCGAACGCCGCGGCAGTCCTCGAGGTCGCACGCCGGGGCGTTCAGGTTCAGCACGGTTCGCTGGGGTGCCTCGATCACCAGGTCCAGCATTTCGACCGCCAGCGCCGCTGCGGTCGGCCAGAACCAGGGATGGCCGTCGGAGGTCTCGGCCGCGCTGATCGCCAGGCCGGACAAGCCGAAGTTCTGGCCGGCCAGGGTCGCTCCGACCGTGCCCGAGTGCAGCACGGCCCGGCCGGTGTTGGCACCGGCGTTGATGCCGGAGACAATCAAGTCCGGTGGGGGGCCGAATGCGCCGAGACGTGCGACGACCACCGTGTAGGCCGGGGCTCCGGCCACGGCGTGGGCCTCGACCTCCTCCGCCCCGTCGATCGTCACCCGCTCGGAGCGAATTTCGCCCAGGTTGACGTAGCCCTCCCCCGAGCTGGCCAGTGAGGTGCCCGCTCCGCTCCAGTCGGCGTCGGGAGCGATCACCACGATCTCGTGCTCGGTGGCGGCGAGATGCCGCACGAGTTCCTGAAGCCCCTCCGAGGAGATGCCGTCGTCGTTGGTTACCTGAATGCGCACGTCATGCACCGTAGCCAGTCAGGGCACGGGCTGACGTCAGCCGTTGATCAGGCGTGCCTTGGCGGCGGCGAACTCGGTGTCATCGAGCTTGCCGGAGTTGTGCAGCTCGGCCAGCTTGGCCAGCTCGTCGGCGGTGGTGCCGGTGCCGGCCGCGTCACGGATGTAGGCCTGCATTGCCTCGTCGTTCTTCTGCATGCTCTGCGCTTGCCGCTGGGCCATGCCCGAGCCGTGGACGATGAGGTAGAGGAAGACGCCCAGGTAGGGCAGGAAGATGATTCCGATGGTCCACAGGGCCTTGCTGACACCCGAGTTGTGGCTGCGGAAGATGTCACCGAACACCTGGAAGATCAACATGATCCAGATGAAGAAGAGGAAGAACCAGATGATCGACCAGAGAACCTGACCGGTACCAAACTCGGCTGCGAGTTGCATCGCGCACGTCTTTCGTTAGAGGGCGTTCCGCCAGTCGGTTCGCCGACCCGGCAACCTAATCCAGATCGCGTTGCGTGTGGCCTTCACGTCAGGCGGACTACGGGGCTTCGATACGACCCGGCTCAGGCAAGATCGAGCTCGCTTCGAAGCCAGTCGATCACCCGGAGGTACACGGCCCCCTTGAAGTCGACCACCCGATCGAGATAGGCCTCGGGATCGGCCCAGCGCCAGGATCGAAACTCGTCGTCGGCGGCCGCGTCGAGATCGGGCTCAGCGTCGCCGACCGTGCGCACCAGAAACCATCGCTGGATCTGTCCCAAATGACGACCGGAGTGCTCGGCGGGGAAGGTGTAGGCCAGCCACTCGTCCAGCTCGGCCACCCATTCGATGCGCTCGTCGCCCAGTCCGGTCTCCTCGAGCAGTTCACGGGCCGCAGCGCTGCGTGGAGGTTCGTCGCGGTTGATGCCGCCCTGGGGAAATTGCCAGCTGCCCAGGTGATCGATGCGCTCGAACCACGCCACTTGGCCGTCGCCCCGGGTCACCACGATGCCGACGTTGGCTCTGAACGTTGCTGGTTTGGACACGACGACGACGGTATCGGAGAGACGCAGGGGGTGACCGGACGGAAGTGTGGAGCTGCGCCATCGGTAGTGAGGGGCACAGCTCCACACCACGACGAGCACTCGGGGTTCTTTGGGGGCACGCGCGGCCCGAACAGGTCTGCCGGGGGCGGGCGGTAGGATTTCGCCACATCATCTCCTGGGGAGGGCTTCATGGTTGCCACCACGTTCATCACGCCGAGCGGAAGCTCGGTGGTCGATGCTGCCTGGGATGGTGACTCGCTGCAGCTCAAGGTCGCCGCTCTGGCCGACGCCACCGGATGGACGTTGAAGGAGGAGGGGTTGTGTCGCGGTGACCTGTGCGTGCCCGACAGCGTCGGGCTCGGGACCGAGGGCTCCGTCGACGTCACTGCGTTGGCTGTTGCGCTCGACGCACCGATCATCGTCGACCCGGAGGTTCCGGCGGTTGTGCTGGGTGAGCGGCGATCCCAGCGGGCACTGGCGCTGATGCACGCGCAGCTGCCGCCCTTCGAGCTGCCCGACCTGGATGGCGATCCGATGCCGTCGTCAACATGGGCCAACAAGAAGAAGGTGCTGGTGGTCTTCGCCAGCTGGTGAGGCTGTCGCTACGACCTGCCAGGTTGGCAGGCACTGCAGAATGAACTGGGCGATGCCGTGGCCTTCATCGCCGTGGCCTTCGACGACTCAGCCGCCGACGTCGAGCCCTTCGCCGAGGGCATCGACTTGCCGGTGTTGTTGGATCGCCATCATGTGCTCAGCGAGACGCTGGCGGTCTCCAACGTGCCGACCGTCGTGTGGGTTGACGAGGCCGACCGCATCGTCGTGCCCAACTGGGTGGCCTTCTCCAACGATCTGTTCACCGAGTTTCACGGGCTGGAGTCCGGCCCGGCGCTCGATGCGATCCGTACCTGGGTGCGAAGCGACGTGGTGCCCGCCGAGCTGGCGGTCGACCCGTCGGTGATCGGCGATCTCAGCGAGGACGAGGAGTCGGCCCGGTTGTGGTTTCGCCTGGCCGTCGAGCTGCGACGCAACGGCGACGACGAGGCGGCCGGGCGGTTGTTCGCCCGGGCCGGTGAGTTGGCCCCGCTGGACTTCACCATTCGCCGGGCCGCCATGCCGCTGGTGAACGATGACCCGTTTGGTGGCTCGTTCTTCGAGCTGTACGGCGAGTGGGAGGCGGCCGGGCGCCCCTATCACGGCATCGGTTCCGGGCCGACGGCCTCCTGAACGGTGGCGGGTGGAACCACCACCGGCCGGGAAGCCTGGACAGCACCGAACTTCTGAACAGGTCGAACAGAGCCGCCCTACGCCGGCTGTACTGCAGCACAGCCATGTCGTGGCACACTTGCCACCTGGGCCGCTCGCAGCACCGGGCGGCCGCTCGACACGATTCCGGGGAGCGTTCGATGACCGAGGTCAGCACCACACAGGGCGCACTGCGCGGCACCGCCACCGATCACGGGTGGAAGTTCTTGGGCGTCCCCTATGCGGCCCCGCCGGTGGGCGAACTGCGGTTTCGACCGCCGGCTGCGCCAGCGACGTGGGAAGGCGTTCGCGTCGCCGATTCGTTCGGTCCGATCGCTCCTCAGAACCCGTCGATGATGGATGCGATCACCGGCGCAGAGCCGGAGACCCCGGGCGAAGATTGCTTGTACCTCAACGTGTGGACCCCGAACACCGAGGGAAGTCGACCGGTGATGGTGTGGATCCACGGCGGCGGGTTTCAGATCGGTTCGGGCTCCTCGCCCATCTACGACGGCGAGGCGTTCGCCCGTGACGGAGTGGTCCTGGTCAGCCTCAACTACCGCCTGGGCGAGCTGGGCTTCATGGAGCTGGGTGCCATCGACCCCGACTATGCCGGGAGCGGCAACAACGGCCTGCGCGATCAGATCTGTGCCCTCGAGTGGGTGCGCGACAACATCGCCGTCTTCGGTGGCGACCCGGGCAACGTCACCGTGTTCGGCGAGTCGGCGGGCTCGATGTCGGTCAGCCTGCTGCTGGCCTCCGACGCTGCCACCGGGTTGTTCCGCCGGGCGATCTGCGAGTCGGGCGGCGTCAACGCCGCCTCCACCGCCGAGGCGGCCGAGACCCCTGGCCGCCCAGTACCTGGCCGAGTCCGGGGCGGACGACGTCGCCGGGCTGCTCGCCCTCCCGGTCGAGGACCTGATGGCGGTGCAGTCCAAGGTGTTGATGGAGCGCTTCGCCGATGTCGAGGCGACGATCGAGGCCGGCGGCGACCCACTGACGTTTCTGCCGTTCCGCCCCGTAACCGACGGGGGGCTCGTGCCTCTCGACCCCTTGGCCGCCATTGCGTCGGGCAGCGCCCCCGGAGTCGACGTGTTGGTGGGCTACAACGCCGATGAGTGGAAGTTGTTCGCGCTGATGGACGCCTCCCCGATCGACGACGAGACGCTGGTTCGACGCCTGGACATGGTCAGCGGCAACGGTGCGGCTCTAGCCGACGCCTATCGCACGATGGGCGGGGATGCACCGGCCAAGGACCTCCTCAACAACGCGTTCACCGACCTGTTGTTCCGTCGTCCTGCCGCCAAGTTGCTGCATGCGCAGACGTCGCACGGTGCCACGTACGCCTACAGGTTCTCCTGGCAGAGCCCGTCGATGGGCGGCATGTTGGGTGCAGCGCATGCCATGGAACTGCCCTTTGTGTTCGACCTGGCCCACATGCCCGGCATCGAGGTGCTCGTCGGGCCCGATGCGCCTCAGGTGCTGGCTGATTCGGTGCACGGCGCCTGGGTGGCCTTTGCCACCGAAGGGACCCCGTCGTTGCCCGGCGGCCCGCAGTGGGAGCGATGGACCCACGACGCCTACAACGCCATCGACCTGGACGAGCACTGCCGGCCGATTCTCGACGCACACGACACGGTGGACGCCGCTTGGGAAGCGTGATCCGCCCCTTCCGCCCGCCGAGCGGTTAGGCCATGCCCAGCGCCGCCGGGTTTGTGGTGCTGGTCCTCGGCGTCGGGCTGGGTGCCACGCTCAACGCCGCCGCCGGTTTCGGGTTCTCGCTGCTGACCGTCCCGCTGATGGCGCTGGCGGTCGGACCCAAGGAAGCAGTGGTGCTGTCGGCGGTGATGAGCGTCGGCAGTACCGGAGCGGTCGCCTGGAAAAGCCGAAGCAGCGTCGAAGCGCCGGTGGCCTACCGGTTGTTGGGCGGCGCGTTGTTGGGCATGCCGGTCGGGATCGTCGTGCTCAGCCGGATGGCCCCTGAGCCGCTGCAGATCCTGATTGCGTTGGCGGTGCTCGCCTCGGCCGGGGTGCTCACCCTCGGGATTCGGTTGCGAAGGCCCAACGGATCGCTCGATGTCGGGGTCGGCTTCGTGTCCGGGATGTTCAAGACGTCTGTGGGTGTCAGCGGTCCCCCGATCGTGATCCTGTTGCAGGGCCGTGGGTTGGCCAAGAACGCGTTTCGGGCCACCTCGTCCACGGTGATCGTCGCGGTCAACCTGACCTCGCTCGTGCTGTTCGGGGTGGCGGGCCAGATCGATCGGGTGGTGCTGATCGCGGCGGTGGTCAGCCTGCCCGCCCTCCCGGTGGGGTTCTGGCTGGGCAACCGACTCCACGAGCGCGTCCCGGAGGAACGCTTTCGGTCGCTCGTGCTGGTCATGGTGGTTCTCAGCGCCGGCCTGGCGCTCTACGGAGCGCTGCTGGGTTAGACACCCGCTTGCTGCCGGGGCGGTTACCGCAGTGCGAACCCCAGGCGGAAGGACCGGACGGCTCGGGCGAACATGTTGGCTTCGACGTCGGGTTCGCTCAGCGGCGTCAGGTCACGGATCCGGCGCGTGAGCTCCTCGAAGAGGATCGTCAGCTCGTAGCGGGCCAGGTTCGCCCCGACGCAGAAGTGGGTGCCTTGCCCGAAGCCCAGGTGCGGGTTGGGCGAGCGGGTGATGTCGAAGCGGGTGGGATCGTTGAAGACCCTCGGGTCGCGGTTGGCCGCCGGGTACAAGAGGATCAGGCGGTCGCCGGTGGCGAGGTCGGTGCCCGCCAGCGTGGTGTCGCAGTCGACGGTTCGGAAGAAGTTGTTGAGGGGTGTCACGAACCGGATCACCTCTTCGACTGCGGTCGGGATGGCCTCCGGATGCGCGGCGAGATACTCCCACTGTTCCGGGTGGTCGCAGAACGCCCGCAGCCCGTGAGCGATGGCGGTGCGGGTGGTCTCGGCGCCCCCGGCGATGAACAGCCCCACCTCATGGTAGAGACGGGTCGGATCGTAGGTAAACCCGTCGACGTCGGCGTTGGCCCAGACCGACACCAGGTCGTCGGCCGGTTCGGCCCGGCGTTGCTCGGCCAACGGCTGCAACACGCCGTTGAAGGCGACGACGGCGTTGAACAGGCCGAGTGCCGCGTGCTGGTCCCGCTCGACTTCGTCGATTCGCATCAGCGCCTCGGACCACTCCTTGATGTCGCGCCACGACTCCTCGGGGAAGCCAAGCAGCCGGGCGGTCAGCCGGCAGGGCAGCTGGGAGGCCAGCTCGTCGATGACCTCCATCTCGCCACGACCGGTCGCCGTGTCAGCGTCGGTGGCGGCGTCGAGCAGTTCGCCGATCGCGGCGCGCAGCCAGGTTTCGTGGGTGCGCACCGCCCGCGGGGTGAAGCGCCCCGACACCAGGCGCCGCTGGCGCAGGTGCTCGGGATCGTCGAGGGCGATCATGTTGTTCTCGTCCGCGGACGGCAGGGACCGGTACCCGGGTCCTGAGGTGAAGTCGGCGCTGCGCCGCTCCGCCTCGCGCAGGTGGGCGTGCTGGGTCACGGCCCACAGACCGTTGCGATCGCGGGCGAGCGTGTCGCCGGCGAGCAGCTCGGCCCACAGCTCCTGCGGGTTGCCGCGGTACAGCTCCGGGTCGAGCAGGTCGAGCCCGGTGGGCTGGGCCGTGCTCGGCTGGGCGTCCGCTGGCGGGGTCGTGGGGGACGCAGTTGTGGCGGATCCGGTCTTCGAAGTCATGGCCCTCCCCGGCCGTGGCGAACGATGCCTCGGGGCAAGGCGTGCCCCCGGGCCGACAACTTGACCGTGCGGTCAAGTGGCGGTGGAGAGCCTACAGCGGGCGATCGGTCCGCACCGGCTGTCAGACTGGGGAGATGGCTGCCGACGATCCGCTGGACGACTTCGAGCTGGGCTCGCACAGCGGCGGCGGGTTTACACGCGAGGTGTACCGCAGCGGGGAGGGGCCCAACTGCATCGTTATGGCCGAGATCCCGGGGATCACCCCAGCGGTGGCCGACTTCGCCCGCCGGGTGCGGACGCTGGGCTGCTCGGTCACGCTGCCGGTGCTGTTCGGTGAGCCGGGTCGCTCGATCAGCCCCAGCTACATCGCTCGGTCGATCACCAAGGCGTGCGTGGCCTCGGAGTTTGCCGCCTTCGCCACCAACTCGACCGCTCCGATCTCCACCTGGTTGCGGTCACTGGCCAACGCCGAGCACGAACGCTGCGGTGGTCCCGGTGTCGGTGCGGTTGGCATGTGCTTCACCGGCGGGTTCGCGCTGGGGATGATGACCGAGCCCAGCGTCGTCGCACCGGTGCTCAGCCAGCCGTCGCTGCCGATCGGGCCAGGTAAGCGGCGCAGCTCCAGCGTCCACCTGTCACCGGTCGACCGCGCTGCGGTCGAGGCTCGGGCCGCCGCCGGCGTGTGCGTGATCGGGGCCCGCTTCTCCGACGATCCGCTGTCGCCGGCCCGCCGGTTCGCTGCGTTGGAGGATCTGCTCGGCGAAAACTTCATCGGCATCGAGATCGACTCGTCGAAGAACAATCCTCATGGCAACCGTCGGCTGGCGCACTCGGTGCTGACCGAGGACCTCGTCGACGAACCGGGCCACCCCACCAGGGTCGCCCTCGATCAGGTGCTGGAGTTTCTCGCCGATCGGCTGCTCCCAGACGCCGGATAGCGCAGCCCACTCGGAGCCGAAGCCGCGCCTCGCAAAGTTCGCCGACCGGTGGCCTCAACGCCGGGGCGAAGCATGATGCGCAGCGCATCGCAGCGCATCGCGTCGCATCAACGTCGGCAAGCCCGTCGTCAGTCAGGGTCGCTTTCCGGGTCTCCATCGGCCGGCTCGTGGTCTGCCGCTGGCAGGGCGGCCAGGCCGGCTTCGGCAACACCTGGACCGCCCAGCGGGTCCGACGGTGCGTCGCCTCGGGTGTCATCGCTCAACAGACCCGCCTCTGAGCGAAGGCGCAGCTCGTTGCCGACCGCCGACAGCACTGCGGCGGCCGGGACGGACAGAAACGCCCCAACGATGCCCAGCATCGCCGAGCCGGTGGCGAGGGCGACCAGGATGACGATCGGGTGCAAGGACACCGCCCGCCGCATGATCACCGGCTGGAGGATGTGGCCCTCCAGTTGCTGCACGGCCACGACGGCTCCGAGTACCAGGAGCGCCGTGACCACCCCGCCGTCGGCGAGCGCCACGAGCACGGCGATGAGCCCGGCGATCGAGGCGCCGATCACCGGAAGGAAGCCCCCGAGAAACACCAGAAGGGTCAGGGGGATCACCAGCGGTACACCCAGGATGAGCAACGCCAACCCGATCCCGAGAGCGTCGATCAACGCGATGGTGGCGGTGCCCCGCACGTAGCCCGACAGCGCGGTCCAGGCGCGCGCCGCCAGCGCTGCGGCCGTCGGCCGGTAGCTCGCCGGGAGTCGCTCCTCTCCCCAGCTCATGAGGTCTTCGGCGTCTTTGGTGACGAAGAACAAGACCACGACCAGCAACGCCAAACCGGCGAGGAACTCGAAGGCGGTCGAGGCGCCCTTGACCACGCCATTGACCACGCCGGTGTTGCCCGAGCTCAGCGAGTCGCCCAGGCTCTTGCCAAAGTCCGTCAGCTCGGCACGGTCGTAACCGATCGGCCCCTCCTCGACCCAGTCGAGCACCGACTCGTAGCCGTCCTCCATCTTCGGGCCCAGGTCCCCGAGCTGGTTGGCGAAGCTCGGCGCCAGAGCCACGGCTCCGAGCACCAGGAGGATGATCGAACCGAGCACGACGGTGGTGGCGGCCAGGCTGGGCTTCATGCCGCGTCGCACCAGGGCATCCCGGGGCGGCATCGTCAGGGTCGACAGCACAGCGACGATCATCAACGGAAGCGTGACCACTAGAAAGTGGGTGACCATCCAGTACGTGGCGATCAGGAGGAGCAGGAGCAGGCCGAGCTGCCAGGCCCACGCCGAGGACCGCCGGAGCCAACGAGGGGTGAGGTGTTCGGTGCCGGCGGCGTTCGACCCCGTGCGCCCCTCAGTCATGGGTGAGGGGCTCGCAGTCAACGGTGCAGTCGGGGTTGGACGCAGGGCGGTGCCGGATGGCTCCGGTAGGCGTCACCCGGAGGACATCGCCGTCGAGGGTGGCGTCGCCGTCGAGGATCAGGCTGAACTCGCCCTCCTCCGGGGCGGGCCACAGCAGGCTGACCATCGGTCGAACGCTTGCGTTTGCACCTGTCTTGCGCCCGGCGCCGCAGGTGAGCATGCCCCCTGCCAGCTCGACGGTGACGTGGCTGATGTGGGGCCGCAGGTCATCGCTGGTGGTCATGAGGAAGGCGTGCGACCCGTAACGACGCAGTGCAGCGTCCAGTTCGTCGAGGTCTACGGGGTGGCTCATGGGTCGCACGCTACCGGAGCGCAACAATCCGGGCTCGTAGCGGGCCGGCTGGGCCGAGTACAATAGATGCTCTCGCGAATAGGGCCATCCGTCGCCGTTGGGGCGATGCTGCTGCTCGTCGCCACGTATGGAGTGAGTTGTGTCGAACGATCCTGTGACCCCCGAAACCGCCGGGCCCGATGAGGCCGTCGATGAACAAGTATCGAACCCGGCACCCGCGGCTTCCGCGCCTCCGGCGCCGACTGCGCCGGCCGAGTCCGTGCAACGCCAGCTTGTGTTGACCTCCGATCCCAACCCTGAGCCCGAGCCGGTAGCTGCTGTCGCCGAGCCGGCTGCCGCCGAGCCGATTGCCGCCGAGCCCGAGCCCGAGCCGGTTGCCGCCGAGCCGATTGCTGTCGAGCCGGTTGCTGTCGGGCCGGTTGTTGTCGAACCTGTGCCAGCCATTG
Coding sequences within it:
- a CDS encoding dienelactone hydrolase family protein, encoding MAADDPLDDFELGSHSGGGFTREVYRSGEGPNCIVMAEIPGITPAVADFARRVRTLGCSVTLPVLFGEPGRSISPSYIARSITKACVASEFAAFATNSTAPISTWLRSLANAEHERCGGPGVGAVGMCFTGGFALGMMTEPSVVAPVLSQPSLPIGPGKRRSSSVHLSPVDRAAVEARAAAGVCVIGARFSDDPLSPARRFAALEDLLGENFIGIEIDSSKNNPHGNRRLAHSVLTEDLVDEPGHPTRVALDQVLEFLADRLLPDAG
- a CDS encoding AI-2E family transporter gives rise to the protein MTEGRTGSNAAGTEHLTPRWLRRSSAWAWQLGLLLLLLIATYWMVTHFLVVTLPLMIVAVLSTLTMPPRDALVRRGMKPSLAATTVVLGSIILLVLGAVALAPSFANQLGDLGPKMEDGYESVLDWVEEGPIGYDRAELTDFGKSLGDSLSSGNTGVVNGVVKGASTAFEFLAGLALLVVVLFFVTKDAEDLMSWGEERLPASYRPTAAALAARAWTALSGYVRGTATIALIDALGIGLALLILGVPLVIPLTLLVFLGGFLPVIGASIAGLIAVLVALADGGVVTALLVLGAVVAVQQLEGHILQPVIMRRAVSLHPIVILVALATGSAMLGIVGAFLSVPAAAVLSAVGNELRLRSEAGLLSDDTRGDAPSDPLGGPGVAEAGLAALPAADHEPADGDPESDPD
- a CDS encoding cytochrome P450, with amino-acid sequence MTSKTGSATTASPTTPPADAQPSTAQPTGLDLLDPELYRGNPQELWAELLAGDTLARDRNGLWAVTQHAHLREAERRSADFTSGPGYRSLPSADENNMIALDDPEHLRQRRLVSGRFTPRAVRTHETWLRAAIGELLDAATDADTATGRGEMEVIDELASQLPCRLTARLLGFPEESWRDIKEWSEALMRIDEVERDQHAALGLFNAVVAFNGVLQPLAEQRRAEPADDLVSVWANADVDGFTYDPTRLYHEVGLFIAGGAETTRTAIAHGLRAFCDHPEQWEYLAAHPEAIPTAVEEVIRFVTPLNNFFRTVDCDTTLAGTDLATGDRLILLYPAANRDPRVFNDPTRFDITRSPNPHLGFGQGTHFCVGANLARYELTILFEELTRRIRDLTPLSEPDVEANMFARAVRSFRLGFALR
- a CDS encoding pyridoxamine 5'-phosphate oxidase family protein; the protein is MSHPVDLDELDAALRRYGSHAFLMTTSDDLRPHISHVTVELAGGMLTCGAGRKTGANASVRPMVSLLWPAPEEGEFSLILDGDATLDGDVLRVTPTGAIRHRPASNPDCTVDCEPLTHD